In one window of Candidatus Binatia bacterium DNA:
- a CDS encoding phosphatase PAP2 family protein, whose protein sequence is MTTPQRIAILALVLFATALAPLSPETPTGYYYLDPRRIDLTTFLPPPPETGSPEARADIAAVNAVVATRSPAQLLEAREASARSVFFFAPSVGAGFTPERLPLTAAFFDHIGADVQRLVASAKEYWERPRPDGTGKKPSYPSGHAAFASSSAIVLSQLLPEHRYAIFSQARIFAANRILMGLHYPTDIASGWTAGTLAAYVMMHDASFSRDFALARAELRRARFTAAATR, encoded by the coding sequence ATGACGACGCCGCAGCGCATCGCGATCCTCGCGCTCGTGCTTTTTGCGACGGCGCTCGCGCCGCTGTCGCCCGAGACACCGACCGGCTATTACTATCTCGACCCGCGCCGCATCGACCTCACGACGTTTTTGCCGCCGCCGCCCGAGACCGGCTCGCCCGAGGCGCGTGCGGACATCGCTGCGGTGAACGCGGTCGTTGCGACGCGCAGCCCGGCGCAGCTGCTCGAGGCGCGTGAGGCGTCCGCGCGCAGCGTCTTCTTCTTTGCGCCGTCGGTCGGAGCGGGCTTCACGCCCGAGCGCTTGCCGCTGACCGCCGCGTTCTTCGATCACATCGGCGCCGACGTGCAACGGCTCGTCGCATCGGCGAAGGAGTACTGGGAGCGGCCGCGCCCCGACGGAACCGGAAAGAAGCCCTCGTATCCCAGCGGACACGCCGCGTTCGCGTCGTCGTCGGCGATCGTCCTGTCGCAGCTGCTGCCCGAGCACCGCTACGCGATCTTCTCGCAGGCGCGCATCTTCGCGGCGAACCGCATCCTGATGGGGCTGCACTATCCGACCGACATCGCGTCGGGATGGACGGCCGGCACGCTAGCCGCGTACGTGATGATGCACGACGCTTCGTTCAGCCGCGACTTCGCGCTCGCGCGCGCCGAGCTGCGACGCGCGCGCTTCACGGCCGCAGCCACTAGGTAA